The DNA region GATTATCCTGGCGGCCCGATGCTGTCGAAAATGGCGTCGCAGGGCACCGCCGGGCGTTTTGTCTTTCCGCGCCCCATGACCGATCGTCCGGGGCTGGATTTCAGTTTCTCCGGACTGAAAACCTTTGCGGCGAATACTATCCGTAATAATGGCGACGATGATCAAACTCGTGCCGATATCGCCCGGGCGTTTGAAGACGCGGTGGTGGATACGCTAATGATCAAATGCAAGCGCGCGCTGGATCAGACCGGCTTTACGCGTCTGGTGATGGCGGGCGGCGTCAGCGCCAACCGCACGCTGCGGGCGAAGCTGGCGGAGATGATGCAAAAACGCCGTGGCGACGTGTTCTATGCCCGTCCGGAGTTTTGTACCGATAACGGGGCGATGATTGCCTATGCCGGTATGGTGTGCTTCAAAGCGGGTGCCACGGCAGATCTCGGCGTGACCGTACGTCCGCGCTGGCCGTTGGCGGAGCTGCCCGCAGCATAAGCGCTTTCTGTCCTGCCCGGTGGCGCTGCGCTTACCGGGCCTACGAATCTATTCTCTGCGTTTACCTGATCGACAAGACCGTAGGCCGGGTCAGGCGAAGCCACCACCCGGCAATACACCCGCACTACACCCGCAACATTCCTCTGTCTTCCAGAAACGCGATAATGGTCGCCAGACCGTCACCCGATTTTAAATTGGTAAACGTCCACGGGCGTTCGCCGCGCATGCGCAGCGTGTCGCGTTCCATGACCTCCAGCGATGCGCCGACATAGGGGGCGAGATCGGTTTTGTTGATCACCAGAAAATCGGATTTGGTGATCCCCGGTCCGCCTTTTCGCGGGATCTTTTCCCCTTCGGCCACGTCGATCACGTAGATAGTCAGATCCGCCAGCTCCGGGCTGAAGGTGGCGCTCAGGTTGTCGCCGCCGCTCTCAACAAAAATCAGATCCAGATTGCCGAATTTTTCGCTTAACGCTTCCACCGCGGCCAGATTCATCGACGCATCTTCGCGGATGGCGGTGTGCGGACAGCCGCCGGTTTCCACACCGACAATGCGTTCCGGCGCCAGAGCGCCCGCTTCGGTGAGAATACGCTGGTCCTCTTTGGTGTAAATATCGTTGGTGACCACCGCCAGCTGCCAGCGGTCGCGCATCGCTTTGCACAGCGCTTCCAGCAGGGCGGTTTTACC from Citrobacter amalonaticus Y19 includes:
- the ureG gene encoding urease accessory protein UreG, producing the protein MSEYKHPLRVGVGGPVGSGKTALLEALCKAMRDRWQLAVVTNDIYTKEDQRILTEAGALAPERIVGVETGGCPHTAIREDASMNLAAVEALSEKFGNLDLIFVESGGDNLSATFSPELADLTIYVIDVAEGEKIPRKGGPGITKSDFLVINKTDLAPYVGASLEVMERDTLRMRGERPWTFTNLKSGDGLATIIAFLEDRGMLRV